The following are encoded in a window of Haloarcula laminariae genomic DNA:
- the flaJ gene encoding archaellar assembly protein FlaJ — translation MAQSEAESGIELTITETVQGLLESYRQMTIPLERYLFFILIPSIVFFLLSIVAAVLLDLSMMIRAPIPLLGFLAMTSALFYPKILLSQRKRELNNRFHLMITHMTVLATTKIDRMEVFRTLAKEDEYGELAMEMHRIVQLVDTWNQSLDDACRRRAKEVPSDAFADFLDRLAYTLGAGQSLEDYLLSEQEQIIQHYTTVYRSSLDSLEVMKDLYLSMILSMTFALVFAVVLPVLTGTNPTMTVSAVIVMYIFVQSGFYLAIRSMAPYDPVWFHPEEYPSPIEERLNKSMYAGVGLSAVLLFVTVGGMFGVSPVTLGDLFFFLDSVPLPFYAVVPITPMLIPGIVFRQEEQRVKSRDEAFPSFIRALGATEGAKQSTTGQVLRTLRKKDFGALTPDIDNLYKRLNMRIEPTAAWRFFTADCRSYLIQTFSEMYLIGREMGGSPKQLGELIAANMNQVLQLRQKRKQATTTMVGLLYGITAASTFAFFIGLQVVNILAEMSLDLNAGSRLDVNSLINTSVYNIPLIEFLLVVIIMFSAMLSALMIRTIDGGHKANTYLHFVLLAWIGGVTGTFTKWLVTQFLQI, via the coding sequence ATGGCCCAGAGCGAAGCCGAGAGCGGCATCGAGCTGACTATCACCGAGACCGTCCAGGGCCTGCTCGAGTCGTACCGCCAGATGACGATTCCGCTGGAGCGGTACCTCTTTTTCATACTGATTCCCTCTATCGTCTTCTTCCTCCTCTCAATCGTGGCGGCCGTGCTGCTCGACCTGTCGATGATGATACGGGCGCCGATTCCGCTGCTTGGCTTCCTGGCGATGACCTCGGCGCTGTTTTACCCCAAGATTCTGCTCTCCCAGCGCAAGCGCGAACTCAACAACCGCTTTCACCTCATGATCACCCACATGACGGTGCTGGCGACCACGAAAATCGACCGGATGGAGGTGTTCCGCACGCTCGCGAAGGAGGACGAGTACGGCGAACTCGCCATGGAGATGCACCGCATCGTCCAGCTCGTCGACACGTGGAACCAGAGCCTCGACGACGCCTGTCGCCGCCGCGCAAAGGAAGTGCCAAGCGACGCCTTCGCCGACTTCCTCGACCGGCTGGCCTACACGCTCGGGGCCGGCCAGTCGCTGGAGGACTATCTCCTCTCCGAGCAGGAGCAGATCATCCAGCACTACACCACCGTCTATCGCTCCTCGCTCGACAGCCTGGAAGTGATGAAGGACCTCTACCTGTCGATGATCCTCTCGATGACGTTCGCGCTCGTCTTCGCCGTCGTCCTGCCGGTGCTGACCGGGACGAACCCGACGATGACCGTCAGCGCCGTCATCGTGATGTACATCTTCGTCCAGTCCGGGTTCTACCTGGCCATCCGGTCGATGGCCCCCTACGACCCGGTGTGGTTCCACCCCGAGGAGTACCCCTCGCCCATCGAGGAGCGTCTCAACAAATCGATGTACGCCGGGGTCGGGCTCTCGGCAGTCCTGCTCTTTGTCACAGTGGGCGGGATGTTCGGCGTCTCCCCCGTCACGCTCGGGGACCTCTTCTTCTTCCTCGATTCGGTCCCGCTACCGTTCTACGCCGTCGTCCCCATCACCCCGATGCTCATCCCCGGTATCGTCTTCCGGCAGGAGGAACAGCGTGTCAAGAGCCGGGACGAGGCGTTCCCCAGCTTCATCCGCGCCCTGGGGGCGACGGAGGGGGCCAAACAGTCCACCACCGGACAGGTGCTTCGCACGCTCCGCAAGAAGGACTTCGGCGCGCTGACCCCCGACATCGACAACCTCTACAAGCGGCTCAACATGCGGATAGAGCCAACCGCCGCGTGGCGGTTCTTCACCGCCGACTGTCGCTCCTACCTCATCCAGACGTTCTCGGAGATGTATCTCATCGGCCGCGAGATGGGTGGGTCGCCCAAGCAGCTCGGCGAACTCATCGCCGCCAACATGAACCAGGTGTTGCAGCTGCGCCAGAAGCGCAAACAGGCGACCACGACGATGGTCGGGCTGTTGTACGGGATTACGGCCGCCTCGACCTTCGCCTTCTTCATCGGGCTCCAGGTCGTCAACATCCTCGCCGAGATGTCCCTGGACCTCAACGCCGGCAGCCGGCTGGACGTCAACTCCCTCATCAACACCAGCGTCTACAACATCCCCCTCATCGAGTTTCTCCTGGTCGTCATCATCATGTTCTCGGCCATGCTGTCGGCGCTGATGATACGGACCATCGACGGCGGCCACAAGGCGAACACCTACCTCCACTTCGTCCTGCTGGCCTGGATCGGCGGGGTCACCGGGACCTTCACGAAGTGGCTGGTGACGCAGTTCCTGCAAATCTGA
- a CDS encoding type II/IV secretion system ATPase subunit, translating into MTDHGRAKPSDELRQIAARRPHLRDHLKKFKQITGEFPMLIDEADDDYESDRPNVLYPVGGPIFCHVYGDIGQDTKYYAIEPELDEDESVVFDKVRNRLLQKSVNKPAPESESEYDDRIEELLQETTRIRNEDSDSGVLTRLSNMTDVSSVEVTESTYENILYRLNRDIVGLGPLEPVMRDPANEDIHVIGRSECHVDHGVYGMLQTTVEWQSEEAFDQWLRNMGERMGDPVSDSDPIVDSTLPDGSRLNLIYSDDVSLKGPSLTIRQGDEIPLSIFQITKWMTLSPELAAYLWLCLENEQTVFVVGETASGKTTTLNAITSFIPDDAKIYTAEDTAEVLPPHNTWQQLLTREGEDEGTSIDMFDLVAAALRSRPDYIIVGEVRGEEGRMAFQAAQTGHPVMLTFHASDIVSMIQRFTGEPINVPETFMDVADVALFQNRVKQGDNVLRRVTSVQEIEGYSKEMDGVVTRQVFNWDPVEDEIVFQGMNNSFVLEEQIATLLGYEDTRDIYDDLRFRADLIERAIQEGILGYHEVNDFISDFQRDGMEGLPFNIARPD; encoded by the coding sequence ATGACAGACCACGGACGCGCGAAACCATCGGACGAACTGCGACAGATCGCGGCCCGGCGGCCCCACCTGCGGGACCACCTGAAGAAGTTCAAGCAGATTACCGGGGAGTTCCCGATGCTCATCGACGAGGCCGACGACGACTACGAGTCCGACCGCCCCAACGTCCTCTACCCGGTCGGGGGCCCCATCTTCTGTCACGTCTACGGTGACATCGGGCAGGACACGAAGTACTACGCCATCGAACCCGAACTGGACGAGGACGAGAGCGTCGTCTTCGACAAGGTGCGCAACCGGCTCCTCCAGAAGAGCGTCAACAAGCCGGCGCCCGAAAGCGAGTCCGAGTACGACGACCGCATCGAAGAACTGCTCCAGGAGACGACCAGGATCCGCAACGAGGACAGCGACAGCGGCGTCCTCACGCGGCTGTCGAACATGACCGACGTGAGCAGCGTCGAGGTCACCGAGTCCACCTACGAGAACATCCTCTACCGGCTCAACCGGGACATCGTCGGGCTCGGTCCCCTGGAGCCGGTGATGCGGGACCCGGCCAACGAGGACATCCACGTCATCGGCCGCAGCGAGTGCCACGTCGACCACGGGGTCTACGGGATGCTCCAGACCACCGTCGAGTGGCAGAGCGAGGAGGCCTTCGACCAGTGGCTGCGCAACATGGGCGAGCGGATGGGCGACCCCGTCTCCGACTCCGACCCCATCGTCGACTCCACGCTGCCGGACGGGTCGCGTCTGAACCTCATCTACTCCGACGACGTGAGCCTGAAAGGGCCCTCTCTCACCATCCGCCAGGGCGACGAGATTCCCCTCTCCATCTTCCAGATTACGAAGTGGATGACCCTCTCGCCGGAACTGGCGGCGTATCTCTGGCTCTGTCTGGAGAACGAACAGACGGTCTTCGTCGTCGGGGAAACCGCCTCGGGGAAGACGACGACGCTGAACGCCATCACCTCGTTCATCCCGGACGACGCCAAGATATACACCGCGGAGGACACCGCCGAGGTGTTGCCCCCGCACAACACCTGGCAGCAACTGCTCACCCGTGAGGGCGAGGACGAGGGGACCAGCATCGACATGTTCGACCTGGTCGCCGCGGCACTGCGTTCCCGACCCGACTACATCATCGTGGGTGAGGTCCGTGGCGAGGAGGGGCGGATGGCGTTCCAGGCCGCCCAGACCGGCCACCCCGTCATGCTGACCTTCCACGCCAGCGACATCGTCTCCATGATTCAGCGTTTCACCGGCGAACCCATCAACGTCCCCGAGACGTTCATGGACGTCGCCGACGTGGCGCTGTTCCAGAACCGCGTCAAACAGGGCGACAACGTCCTGCGCCGCGTCACGAGCGTGCAGGAAATCGAGGGGTACTCCAAGGAGATGGACGGGGTCGTCACCCGACAGGTGTTCAACTGGGACCCCGTCGAGGACGAAATCGTCTTCCAGGGGATGAACAACTCCTTCGTCCTCGAAGAGCAGATAGCGACGCTGCTTGGGTACGAGGACACCCGTGACATCTACGACGACCTCCGCTTCCGCGCCGACCTGATAGAGCGAGCGATTCAGGAAGGGATTCTGGGGTACCACGAGGTCAACGACTTCATCTCGGACTTCCAGCGCGACGGGATGGAAGGGCTCCCCTTCAACATCGCCCGACCGGACTGA
- a CDS encoding ATPase domain-containing protein, translated as MSIATTDLFSLGLDDHDRLNKELGGGIPPGSIILVEGDYGAGKSAMSQRFTYGLCEEGHDVTYLSTELTVGSFLDQMHSLSYDMVDHMLDENVLFLHADIGDSNTFSGNDEEQDRKELLRRLMEAEVMWDADVIVIDTFDAILRNDPKFEALVRQNDERQAALEIISYFRDIISEGKCIMLTVDPSTLDEEAIGPFRAIADVFIELEMIEVGNDTRRQINVLRFAGMGEQVGDTIGFSVRSGTGIVIESRSVA; from the coding sequence ATGAGCATCGCTACTACCGACCTGTTCTCTCTGGGACTGGACGACCACGACCGACTGAACAAGGAACTCGGCGGCGGCATCCCGCCGGGGAGTATCATCCTCGTCGAGGGTGACTACGGGGCGGGCAAGTCCGCCATGAGCCAGCGCTTCACCTACGGGCTCTGTGAGGAGGGCCACGACGTGACCTACCTCTCGACGGAGCTTACAGTGGGGAGCTTCCTCGACCAGATGCACTCGCTTTCCTACGACATGGTCGACCACATGCTGGACGAGAACGTCCTCTTCCTCCACGCCGACATCGGCGATTCGAACACGTTCTCGGGCAACGACGAGGAGCAGGACCGCAAGGAGCTGCTGCGCCGGCTGATGGAGGCCGAGGTGATGTGGGACGCCGACGTCATCGTCATCGATACCTTCGACGCGATTCTCCGCAACGACCCCAAGTTCGAGGCCCTGGTCCGCCAGAACGACGAGCGACAGGCCGCCCTCGAGATTATCTCCTATTTCCGGGACATCATCTCGGAGGGCAAATGCATCATGCTGACGGTCGACCCGTCGACGCTGGACGAGGAGGCCATCGGTCCCTTCCGGGCCATCGCCGACGTGTTCATCGAACTGGAGATGATAGAGGTCGGCAACGACACCCGCCGCCAGATAAACGTCCTCCGCTTTGCCGGGATGGGCGAACAGGTCGGCGATACCATCGGGTTCTCGGTCCGGTCGGGCACCGGTATCGTCATCGAATCGCGGAGCGTCGCCTAG
- a CDS encoding CARDB domain-containing protein, whose protein sequence is MASVSVSHLILFIASMMIAASVAGVFTSSIGQLSGAISEQGFDVSSDVRTDVEVISDSGSNAIYNSTTETITLYVKNTGTERLAADPGVLDILVDGQFVTDYTVTRAEGGGAWQPGTVVRLDIQQSLDGGDHRVQLTVNGDEEVFEFRT, encoded by the coding sequence GTGGCGAGCGTCTCCGTCTCCCACCTCATCCTGTTTATCGCGTCGATGATGATAGCCGCGAGCGTCGCCGGCGTCTTCACCAGCAGTATCGGCCAGCTCAGCGGCGCCATCTCCGAGCAGGGGTTCGATGTCAGCAGCGACGTCCGGACCGACGTAGAGGTGATATCCGACAGCGGGAGCAACGCCATCTACAACAGTACGACCGAAACGATTACGCTGTACGTCAAAAACACCGGCACTGAGCGGCTGGCGGCCGACCCGGGGGTGCTAGATATCCTCGTCGACGGCCAGTTCGTCACCGACTACACGGTGACTCGGGCCGAGGGAGGCGGGGCCTGGCAGCCCGGGACCGTCGTCCGGCTGGACATCCAGCAGTCGCTTGACGGGGGGGACCACCGCGTCCAGCTCACCGTCAACGGCGACGAGGAGGTGTTTGAGTTCCGAACATGA